Proteins from one Oryza sativa Japonica Group chromosome 12, ASM3414082v1 genomic window:
- the LOC4351557 gene encoding NDR1/HIN1-like protein 3 yields MSSGGNQERTCCGSLFTFIVTGGFVVLIYWAIFQPHHIRATVASADLTNLTVAGAAVSYKLAVRLNLYNPSLRVNIYYDELDSELRFRGERLGHATGATPAEFYQRRKSSDDVTFEFAGTGVAVAGDAAGELGKEKGKGSVSLEVAVDGKVRYRFGSIKIRQKPRIWCSLTIPVTADGGGRLDSGDRCSVKY; encoded by the coding sequence GGAGAGGACCTGCTGCGGCAGCCTGTTCACCTTCATCGTCACCGGCGGCTTCGTGGTGCTCATCTACTGGGCCATCTTCCAGCCCCACCACatccgcgccaccgtcgcctccgccgaccTCACCAacctcaccgtcgccggcgccgccgtctcctacAAGCTCGCCGTCAGGCTCAACCTCTACAACCCCAGCCTCCGCGTCAACATCTACTACGACGAGCTCGACTCCGAGCTCCGCTTCCGCGGCGAGCGCCTCGGCCACGCCACCGGCGCCACCCCGGCCGAGTTCTACCAGCGGCGGAAGAGCTCCGACGACGTGACGTTTGAGTTCGCCGGGAcaggcgtcgccgtcgccggcgacgccgccggcgagctggggaaggagaaggggaagggcAGCGTGAGCCTGGAGGTGGCCGTCGACGGCAAGGTGAGGTACAGGTTCGGCAGCATCAAGATCCGGCAGAAGCCGAGGATATGGTGCTCGCTCACCATCCCCGtcacggccgacggcggcggccgcctcgaCTCCGGCGACCGGTGTAGCGTCAAGTACTag